The following proteins come from a genomic window of Paenibacillus sp. CAA11:
- a CDS encoding MMPL family transporter, giving the protein MSSKQSKSAWLTGAKGKWITLAVWVVLAVLLNVIWPGVNQEEINNSPNLKEDKPSVQAGAVAAEEFPGGQGTPALVVWHRSGGLTDEDLKQVQQLAGAIGEKPLPEQKFVVPLDQIPLPALKAQLSEDGSTIVSTILFNSSAETDQLKTSLEQFKQLVKSTLGADPFSIKDADGGELTARVTGPVGISIDATGLFKNADFSLLLSTVVLVLVILLLIYRSPILALIPIVAVGFAYLVVSPILGIMAHEGWIIADSQSISIMTVLLFGAGTDYCLFLISRFRQLLHEEESKGHALLRALTSSSGAIAMSGFTVVLSLFSLLLAEYGSYHRFAVPFGVSILIMGIASLTLVPALLSIIGRASFWPFIPRTPEMEEQRARDKGRSTPKRKEAKKRIGSLVVRRPLVVCIAAIVLLGGLASFSPQIKYTYDILSSFPKDMESREGYDLIGKQFSPGELAPAKLMVNTRGKNTDLKQRLADLDYVDKVAEPQQGKENPEILAYDIEFSMNPYSIEAIDHIPDLRKTAEAALQDAGVASPEDAVWISGQTATQYDTKVTGDRDTSVIIPVVIGLITLLLLVYLRSVVATVYLIATVILSYFSALGLGWLIIHYGLGADAIQGAIPLYAFVFLVALGEDYNIFMISSIWEKRKHMPLKEAVKEGVSETGAVITSAGIILAGTFAVLASLPIQVLVQFGIITALGVLLDTFLVRPFLVPAITVLLGRWAFWPGKAEMKQESETAAPSNHG; this is encoded by the coding sequence ATGAGTTCAAAGCAGAGCAAGTCGGCCTGGTTAACCGGTGCGAAGGGCAAATGGATCACGCTGGCGGTATGGGTTGTCCTCGCTGTATTGCTGAATGTGATTTGGCCTGGCGTGAACCAGGAGGAGATCAACAACTCACCGAATCTGAAGGAGGATAAACCATCCGTTCAGGCCGGAGCTGTCGCGGCTGAGGAGTTCCCTGGCGGGCAGGGCACGCCGGCTCTTGTGGTCTGGCATCGCTCCGGCGGGCTGACGGATGAGGATCTGAAGCAGGTTCAGCAGCTCGCAGGAGCCATTGGCGAGAAGCCTCTGCCCGAGCAGAAATTTGTGGTCCCGCTGGACCAAATTCCTCTTCCGGCCTTAAAGGCCCAGCTGTCCGAAGATGGAAGCACGATTGTATCTACGATTCTCTTCAATTCTTCAGCTGAAACCGATCAGCTGAAGACCAGTCTTGAACAGTTCAAGCAGCTGGTTAAATCCACGTTAGGAGCCGATCCCTTCAGCATTAAGGACGCCGATGGCGGAGAACTGACGGCCCGTGTTACCGGACCTGTAGGTATCTCTATAGATGCCACGGGATTATTCAAGAATGCAGACTTCTCACTGCTGCTCTCCACTGTCGTGCTGGTATTGGTCATTCTGCTGCTGATCTACCGCTCGCCAATTCTGGCCTTGATTCCGATTGTAGCGGTAGGATTTGCATACCTTGTAGTAAGTCCCATTCTGGGGATCATGGCCCATGAAGGGTGGATTATTGCAGACTCCCAATCCATCTCGATCATGACAGTTCTGCTGTTCGGGGCGGGGACGGATTATTGTCTCTTCCTGATCTCGCGCTTCAGACAGCTGCTGCATGAGGAGGAGAGCAAGGGTCATGCGCTGCTGCGCGCACTCACCAGCTCGTCGGGGGCTATCGCTATGAGCGGATTTACCGTTGTGTTGTCCCTGTTCAGCCTGCTGCTGGCAGAGTACGGTTCCTATCACCGGTTCGCCGTGCCATTTGGCGTATCGATTCTGATTATGGGCATAGCGAGCCTGACCCTCGTTCCCGCGCTGTTGTCTATTATCGGCAGAGCGTCCTTCTGGCCGTTCATCCCGCGGACACCGGAGATGGAAGAGCAGCGGGCCCGTGACAAAGGACGGTCTACACCCAAGCGCAAGGAGGCCAAGAAGCGAATCGGCAGCCTGGTGGTACGGCGTCCCCTTGTAGTTTGTATCGCTGCCATTGTCCTCTTGGGCGGGCTGGCCTCTTTTTCGCCGCAGATTAAATATACGTATGACATTCTCTCTTCTTTCCCTAAGGATATGGAGTCAAGAGAGGGCTATGATCTGATTGGGAAGCAGTTCTCTCCCGGGGAGCTGGCTCCGGCAAAGCTGATGGTGAATACGAGAGGGAAGAACACGGATCTGAAGCAGCGTCTGGCTGATTTGGATTATGTGGACAAAGTGGCGGAACCTCAGCAGGGCAAGGAGAACCCTGAGATTCTAGCCTATGATATTGAGTTCAGCATGAACCCATATTCCATAGAAGCGATCGACCATATTCCGGACCTGCGTAAGACTGCAGAGGCAGCTTTGCAGGATGCGGGAGTGGCTTCACCGGAGGATGCCGTGTGGATCAGCGGTCAGACTGCGACACAGTACGATACTAAGGTAACGGGGGATCGTGATACCTCTGTAATTATCCCCGTTGTAATTGGACTGATTACATTGCTGCTGCTGGTGTATCTGCGCTCCGTAGTAGCCACGGTCTATTTAATTGCGACGGTCATCCTTTCTTACTTCTCAGCGCTTGGTTTAGGCTGGCTCATTATCCACTACGGGCTCGGAGCAGATGCCATTCAGGGGGCTATTCCGCTTTATGCGTTCGTCTTCCTGGTTGCGCTGGGTGAGGACTATAATATCTTTATGATTTCAAGCATTTGGGAGAAAAGAAAGCACATGCCGCTCAAGGAGGCGGTCAAGGAAGGAGTCAGCGAGACAGGCGCTGTCATTACCTCTGCAGGCATTATACTGGCCGGCACCTTTGCCGTTCTGGCCAGCCTGCCGATTCAAGTGCTGGTGCAGTTCGGCATCATCACAGCGCTGGGTGTGCTGCTCGATACCTTCCTCGTAAGGCCGTTCCTCGTTCCGGCCATTACGGTACTGCTTGGCCGGTGGGCCTTCTGGCCGGGCAAAGCGGAGATGAAGCAGGAGTCAGAGACAGCGGCTCCATCTAACCACGGATGA
- a CDS encoding ABC transporter ATP-binding protein, with protein sequence MSESSKGGRQGGRGHGGMGPGMGMPVQKAKDFKGTLKRLMQYLKPHRFKLLIVFITAILSTIFNIYSPKVLGRATTKLFEGVMAKINHVPGAHIDFEYIWQIAVQLIILYVVSAVFAYAQQYLMAGVAQTTVYQLRKDVNGKLSRLPLKYFDSRTHGEILSRVTNDVDNISTTLQQSLTQLITSIVTIIGVIIMMLTISPWMTLIAIVTLPVSVLAITMVAKRSQKQFALQQKELGELNGHVEEMYTGHKIIKVFGRESKSLDKFNQVNEKLYDAGWKAQFLSGVIMPIMNFIGNIGYVLVSVVGGIFVTNGRITIGDVQAFIQYMRQFTQPITQTANIANVIQSTVASAERVFEVLDEEEEVPETAQPKKLEQPRGDVTFEHVKFGYDENHILIEDMNIDVKQGQTVAIVGPTGAGKTTLINLLMRFYELSGGRITIDGTNITEMKRGDLHSLFGMVLQDTWLFNGTIRDNIGYGREGASETEIVRAAKTAHADHFIRTLPQGYDTVLNEEASNISQGQKQLLTIARAILADPAILILDEATSSVDTRTEVHIQEAMNELMKGRTSFVIAHRLSTIKGADLILVMNQGTVIEKGSHDELMAQGGFYADLYNSQFSEEGQEDAG encoded by the coding sequence ATGAGTGAATCCAGTAAAGGCGGACGCCAGGGAGGAAGAGGTCATGGCGGCATGGGCCCGGGCATGGGAATGCCGGTTCAGAAGGCCAAGGACTTTAAGGGAACACTGAAGCGGCTCATGCAATATTTGAAGCCGCACCGTTTTAAGCTGTTGATTGTTTTTATTACTGCTATTTTAAGTACTATTTTTAATATTTATAGCCCGAAAGTGCTCGGCCGTGCGACAACCAAGCTGTTTGAAGGCGTAATGGCCAAAATAAACCACGTGCCAGGAGCGCATATTGATTTTGAATATATTTGGCAGATTGCCGTACAGCTGATTATTCTCTATGTCGTAAGTGCTGTGTTTGCCTACGCCCAGCAGTATTTAATGGCAGGGGTTGCTCAGACTACCGTGTACCAGCTCCGCAAAGATGTGAACGGGAAGCTGAGCCGACTGCCGCTGAAGTATTTTGATTCCCGGACGCATGGGGAGATTCTCAGCCGGGTGACGAATGATGTGGACAATATCAGCACTACGCTGCAGCAGAGCTTGACGCAGCTGATCACCTCCATCGTGACCATTATCGGAGTTATCATTATGATGCTGACGATCAGCCCATGGATGACGCTGATTGCCATTGTCACCCTGCCGGTTAGTGTGCTGGCCATCACCATGGTAGCAAAGCGCTCCCAGAAGCAGTTCGCACTGCAGCAGAAAGAACTGGGAGAGCTTAATGGACATGTGGAAGAGATGTACACCGGTCATAAGATTATCAAAGTGTTCGGCCGGGAGAGCAAATCTCTTGATAAGTTCAATCAAGTGAACGAGAAATTGTATGATGCCGGCTGGAAGGCACAGTTCTTATCGGGTGTCATTATGCCGATTATGAACTTTATCGGAAATATCGGCTATGTCCTCGTCTCCGTAGTAGGCGGTATCTTCGTCACGAACGGACGCATCACGATTGGTGACGTACAGGCGTTCATCCAGTATATGAGACAATTTACACAGCCGATCACGCAAACCGCGAACATCGCGAACGTGATTCAATCGACTGTTGCCTCAGCTGAACGCGTCTTCGAGGTGCTGGACGAGGAAGAGGAAGTGCCAGAGACAGCACAGCCGAAGAAGCTGGAGCAGCCGCGTGGCGATGTTACCTTCGAGCATGTGAAGTTTGGCTATGACGAGAACCATATCCTGATTGAGGATATGAATATCGATGTGAAGCAGGGACAGACGGTTGCTATTGTCGGGCCTACGGGGGCAGGGAAGACCACGCTCATAAATCTGCTGATGCGCTTCTATGAGCTCAGCGGCGGCCGGATTACAATCGACGGAACGAATATCACCGAGATGAAGCGCGGTGACTTGCACAGCCTCTTCGGCATGGTGCTGCAGGATACGTGGCTGTTCAACGGAACGATCCGCGATAACATCGGCTACGGCCGGGAGGGCGCTTCTGAGACCGAGATTGTGCGGGCTGCCAAGACGGCACATGCCGATCACTTCATCCGCACACTGCCGCAGGGCTATGATACGGTGCTTAACGAAGAAGCATCGAATATCTCCCAAGGGCAGAAGCAGCTGTTGACCATTGCGCGTGCTATCCTGGCCGATCCGGCCATCCTCATTCTTGATGAGGCAACCAGTAGTGTGGATACCCGGACAGAAGTTCATATTCAGGAAGCGATGAATGAGCTTATGAAGGGCCGGACCAGCTTCGTCATTGCCCACCGACTGTCTACGATTAAGGGGGCTGATTTGATCCTTGTGATGAATCAGGGAACCGTGATTGAGAAGGGCAGCCATGATGAGCTGATGGCACAGGGCGGATTCTACGCTGACCTTTACAACAGCCAATTCTCCGAGGAAGGCCAGGAGGACGCTGGTTAA
- a CDS encoding ABC transporter ATP-binding protein, whose translation MLKLFRLLKPYRIPVLITLVLVFVQALAELYMPTLMSDIVNDGVVKGDTNYIWKIGMFMLLVAVGSMVASILASYFSSKAASGFGKLLRSKVFKHVTNFSLEEFDKIGTASLITRTTNDITQLQQVLVMMLRIMVMAPMMAVGGIIMAMSKDKGLSLIFVVIIPVMAGIIVALASKGLPLFKSIQKKVDKLNLILREGLTGIRVVRSFNRIEHENKRFDEANKDLTDTSIRVNKLFAVMMPAMMILMNFTSLAIVWFGGLRIDNNQMQVGDLMAFIQYAMQIMFSLLMVTMIFIMIPRASASADRINEVLDMVPVINDPDADRLADERHGYLEFEHVTFSYPGAEQPAIKDISFRAQPGEITAIIGGTGAGKSTLVNLIPRFYDVESGAIRINGTDIRELSQAELRKKIGFVPQKAVLFTGTVAENIRYGLEEASDEEVRHAAVIAQADDFISKMSNGYDSLISQGGSNVSGGQKQRLSIARALVRRPEIYIFDDSFSALDFKTDAKLRAALREETKEATLLIVAQRVSTVMDADRIIVMNESEVAGIGTHSELMETCDVYREIVSSQLSEEEIA comes from the coding sequence ATGCTGAAGTTATTCCGGCTGCTGAAGCCGTATCGAATCCCGGTCTTGATCACCCTCGTGCTTGTGTTCGTTCAGGCGCTGGCAGAGCTGTATATGCCGACGCTGATGTCCGACATTGTCAATGACGGGGTTGTCAAGGGCGACACGAATTATATATGGAAAATTGGGATGTTCATGCTCTTGGTAGCTGTAGGCAGCATGGTCGCCTCTATTCTGGCCAGCTATTTCTCTTCAAAAGCGGCGTCCGGCTTCGGAAAGCTGCTGCGGAGCAAGGTGTTCAAACATGTAACGAATTTCTCACTGGAGGAGTTCGACAAGATTGGAACGGCTTCGCTCATCACTCGGACAACGAATGATATTACCCAGCTCCAGCAGGTGCTGGTCATGATGCTTCGCATTATGGTGATGGCCCCTATGATGGCTGTGGGCGGAATTATCATGGCCATGTCCAAGGATAAGGGGCTTAGCCTGATATTTGTTGTCATCATCCCTGTTATGGCAGGGATTATTGTTGCTCTGGCAAGTAAAGGGCTCCCGTTGTTTAAATCCATTCAGAAGAAGGTAGACAAATTAAACCTTATTCTGCGTGAGGGCTTGACCGGGATCAGGGTCGTTCGCTCCTTTAACCGCATAGAGCATGAGAACAAGCGCTTTGATGAAGCGAATAAAGATTTGACGGATACGTCGATTCGAGTGAACAAGCTCTTCGCTGTCATGATGCCGGCAATGATGATTCTTATGAACTTTACCTCGCTGGCCATTGTTTGGTTCGGCGGCTTACGGATCGACAACAATCAAATGCAGGTCGGAGATCTGATGGCTTTTATCCAATATGCCATGCAAATCATGTTCTCGCTGCTTATGGTGACCATGATCTTCATCATGATTCCCCGGGCGTCAGCATCGGCAGACCGGATTAATGAAGTGCTCGATATGGTACCTGTTATTAATGATCCGGATGCAGACCGCTTAGCGGACGAGCGCCATGGTTATCTGGAATTCGAGCATGTGACCTTCAGTTATCCTGGAGCAGAGCAGCCGGCCATTAAGGACATATCATTCCGGGCACAGCCGGGCGAAATAACAGCCATCATCGGCGGCACCGGAGCGGGTAAATCGACTCTGGTGAACCTGATTCCAAGATTCTATGACGTAGAGAGCGGTGCTATTCGCATCAACGGTACCGATATTAGGGAGCTTTCCCAGGCGGAGCTGCGGAAGAAAATTGGATTTGTACCCCAGAAGGCTGTCCTCTTCACAGGGACGGTTGCAGAGAATATCCGCTATGGTCTTGAAGAAGCCAGTGATGAGGAGGTTCGACATGCCGCGGTGATTGCTCAAGCGGATGATTTTATTTCCAAGATGAGCAACGGCTATGACTCCTTAATTTCGCAAGGCGGCTCCAACGTATCGGGTGGACAGAAGCAGCGCTTGTCGATAGCAAGAGCATTGGTTCGCAGACCGGAAATCTACATTTTTGATGACAGCTTCTCAGCGCTAGACTTCAAGACCGATGCCAAGCTGCGGGCAGCGCTCAGGGAAGAGACGAAGGAAGCGACTCTTCTCATTGTGGCCCAGCGGGTAAGTACCGTCATGGATGCGGACCGGATTATCGTCATGAATGAAAGCGAAGTTGCCGGTATCGGCACCCACAGCGAGCTGATGGAGACCTGCGATGTTTATAGGGAAATTGTGAGCTCGCAGCTGTCGGAGGAGGAGATCGCATGA
- a CDS encoding MarR family winged helix-turn-helix transcriptional regulator gives MEVGGNPTARKLIEAFDRFRKSDWRKPSIDGHRPSELRVLFHIQRGTEKNGKGMTVSEISSKLEVTSPTVTQLIKSLEAEGLVERRNDLEDRRVVRVRLTEEGNRLSKRATEAFYSNFTGLYAHLGEEQSAQLADLLGKVYEYLEEKHRQDKLQR, from the coding sequence TTGGAGGTAGGAGGCAACCCAACGGCCCGAAAGCTGATTGAGGCCTTTGATCGCTTTCGGAAGTCTGACTGGCGAAAGCCTTCTATAGATGGACACCGGCCGAGCGAGCTGCGGGTTCTTTTCCACATCCAGAGAGGAACTGAGAAGAATGGCAAAGGGATGACGGTGTCTGAGATCAGCAGCAAGCTGGAGGTCACCTCTCCCACCGTAACCCAGCTTATTAAATCTCTGGAGGCGGAAGGGCTGGTAGAGCGCAGGAATGATCTTGAGGATCGGCGAGTGGTGCGCGTCCGGTTGACTGAGGAAGGGAATAGGCTCTCGAAGCGAGCCACAGAAGCCTTCTACAGCAACTTTACCGGTCTATATGCTCATTTGGGAGAAGAGCAGAGTGCACAGTTGGCTGATTTGCTGGGCAAGGTGTATGAGTATCTGGAGGAGAAGCATAGACAAGACAAGTTACAAAGATGA
- the pdaA gene encoding delta-lactam-biosynthetic de-N-acetylase, translating into MKRSILIILTLLLGLVPLGTAAWPKQTSASDRPFHFGFKRSENGQLPSINEEGFKEIIDRNGAVFLGDTAKKELYLTFDNGYENGYTPPILDVLKAKQVPAVFFVTGHYVKDQPELVKRMAAEGHIIGNHSWSHPDMTTISDAKIKEELERVRAAVAELTGIQEMKYVRPPRGIFSDRTLETSGEAGYRSIFWSIAYKDWDTRDQKGADYAYRKVVSQLHPGAVLLLHSVSSDNAQALGRIIDEARRQGYTFKALTELPAAGRGTAEKDGTS; encoded by the coding sequence ATGAAGCGATCGATTCTGATCATCCTCACGCTGCTGTTGGGCCTGGTCCCGCTTGGAACGGCAGCTTGGCCGAAGCAGACGTCTGCCTCGGATCGACCCTTCCATTTCGGCTTTAAGCGCAGCGAGAATGGACAGCTTCCATCAATTAATGAAGAAGGCTTCAAGGAGATTATAGACCGCAATGGTGCCGTTTTTTTAGGAGACACCGCGAAAAAGGAACTGTACCTTACCTTTGACAATGGCTACGAGAATGGATACACTCCGCCTATTCTGGACGTGCTCAAGGCCAAGCAGGTGCCGGCAGTCTTTTTTGTGACAGGTCATTATGTGAAGGACCAGCCCGAACTGGTTAAGCGAATGGCGGCAGAGGGGCATATTATCGGCAATCATTCGTGGAGCCACCCCGATATGACCACAATCTCGGATGCCAAGATCAAGGAGGAGCTTGAACGGGTACGCGCTGCAGTGGCAGAACTGACGGGCATTCAAGAGATGAAGTATGTTCGACCGCCCCGGGGCATTTTTAGCGACAGAACGCTGGAAACTTCAGGGGAGGCTGGTTATCGCAGCATCTTCTGGTCGATAGCTTATAAAGATTGGGATACACGGGATCAGAAGGGGGCCGATTACGCATACCGCAAGGTGGTCTCTCAGCTTCATCCAGGCGCAGTGCTGCTGCTTCACTCGGTATCAAGCGATAACGCACAGGCTCTTGGACGGATCATCGATGAGGCCCGCAGACAAGGGTATACCTTTAAAGCGTTAACCGAGCTTCCTGCTGCGGGTAGGGGAACTGCGGAGAAGGATGGGACCTCTTAA
- the cidR gene encoding cidABC operon transcriptional activator CidR produces the protein MDIRQLQYLVEVARLKSFTKAAESLFITQPTISKTIRLMEEELGVQLFDRLGKRIELTDAGKIIVEQAHTILTSFQNLSAELDDLRNLKRGHIRIGLPPMVGSSFFPKVIGQFHQRYPDITIQLFEDGAKKVEVDVAAGTLDVGVVVLPTLGEGFGCFPFVEERLKLLVHPSHWLAKQREVGLAELVQESFVLFREDFMLHDRIITECAKVGFQPRVIYESSQWDLISEMVGAGLGVALLPETICREVDPERVSIIPLVDPVIPWKLGMIWREDRYLSFAAREWIRFAREVLPLAHGNI, from the coding sequence TTGGATATTCGTCAATTGCAATATTTAGTGGAAGTAGCCCGTCTCAAGAGCTTCACCAAGGCGGCAGAATCGCTGTTCATCACCCAGCCGACCATCAGCAAGACGATCAGGCTTATGGAGGAAGAGCTTGGGGTACAGCTCTTTGACCGGCTGGGGAAGCGGATTGAGCTGACGGATGCCGGCAAAATCATTGTGGAGCAGGCTCATACGATTCTGACCTCCTTTCAGAACCTGTCGGCAGAGCTTGATGATCTGCGGAACTTGAAGCGGGGACATATTCGCATCGGTCTTCCGCCAATGGTAGGTTCCAGTTTTTTTCCTAAGGTCATCGGCCAATTCCATCAGCGGTATCCGGATATCACCATTCAGCTGTTTGAAGACGGAGCCAAGAAGGTGGAGGTGGATGTTGCTGCCGGCACTTTGGATGTCGGAGTAGTCGTGCTTCCAACCCTTGGGGAGGGGTTTGGCTGTTTTCCTTTCGTGGAAGAGAGGCTGAAGCTTCTGGTACACCCATCCCACTGGCTGGCTAAGCAAAGGGAGGTAGGCCTTGCGGAGCTGGTACAGGAATCATTTGTTTTATTCCGGGAGGACTTCATGCTGCATGACCGGATTATTACCGAATGTGCTAAGGTAGGATTTCAGCCCAGGGTGATATATGAGAGCTCCCAGTGGGACCTTATCAGTGAAATGGTAGGCGCCGGGCTGGGGGTAGCCCTCTTGCCGGAGACAATCTGCCGTGAAGTCGATCCGGAGCGGGTGAGCATCATTCCCTTGGTCGACCCCGTCATTCCTTGGAAGCTCGGCATGATCTGGCGTGAGGATCGCTATCTTTCTTTTGCAGCGCGGGAATGGATTCGGTTTGCGAGAGAGGTTCTGCCGCTGGCTCACGGCAACATTTAA
- a CDS encoding CidA/LrgA family holin-like protein, with protein sequence MKTLLIGIVQVAVLFLLSMGMNKLAELLHLRIPGSILGIILVFILLQTKVIKLEWVEIGASWLLAELLLFFVPSAVGVMKYIPLLENEGLQILLVVLFSTLTVMLSSGMVASRIAKRKENKTS encoded by the coding sequence CTGAAAACCCTGCTGATCGGTATCGTGCAGGTGGCTGTCTTGTTCTTGCTTTCCATGGGCATGAATAAGCTTGCGGAGCTGCTCCATTTGAGAATCCCCGGAAGTATTCTGGGCATCATCCTCGTCTTTATTCTGCTTCAGACCAAGGTAATTAAGCTGGAATGGGTGGAAATCGGCGCCAGCTGGCTGCTTGCCGAGCTGCTGCTGTTCTTTGTTCCTTCTGCCGTCGGGGTGATGAAATATATTCCGCTGCTGGAGAATGAGGGGCTGCAAATTTTGCTGGTCGTTCTATTCAGTACGCTAACTGTGATGCTTAGCTCCGGGATGGTTGCTTCCCGTATTGCCAAACGAAAGGAGAACAAAACCTCATGA
- a CDS encoding CidB/LrgB family autolysis modulator — translation MIIGLICLLFTLAVYWTSKRVYRAKPRIYLSPLLVTPLVLILCLLAAKIPFESYNKGGKLLTDLLQPATIAFAIPLYKYFNVLKKHAVVIFVSVLSGSIVAMITSAFLGKWMHMDTSLVNSLVPRSVTTPIAMNISQVIGGVPNMTAVFVIITGLLGSLIGPSVLKLFRIENEIARGVLLGTSAHGMGTSKAFEFSSLSGTISSISMILSALITLGVAPLFISLLLG, via the coding sequence ATGATTATCGGGTTGATTTGCCTGCTATTTACACTGGCGGTCTACTGGACGTCCAAGAGGGTCTACCGGGCTAAGCCGCGGATCTATCTGTCGCCGCTGCTGGTTACTCCGCTGGTCTTGATTCTGTGCCTGCTGGCAGCAAAAATTCCGTTCGAATCCTATAACAAGGGCGGCAAACTGCTAACCGATCTGCTTCAGCCAGCGACCATTGCTTTTGCCATTCCGCTTTATAAGTATTTTAACGTACTAAAAAAGCACGCTGTCGTCATCTTTGTCAGTGTGCTGTCCGGCTCCATCGTAGCCATGATCACTTCGGCCTTCCTCGGCAAATGGATGCACATGGACACCTCTTTGGTTAACAGCCTGGTACCGCGTTCAGTAACCACGCCTATCGCCATGAATATTTCCCAAGTCATTGGCGGTGTTCCAAATATGACTGCCGTATTCGTCATTATTACAGGCCTCTTAGGAAGCCTGATAGGCCCGTCTGTGCTGAAGCTGTTCCGCATAGAGAATGAAATCGCAAGAGGCGTACTGCTGGGCACAAGTGCTCACGGGATGGGCACGTCCAAAGCGTTCGAGTTCAGTTCGCTGTCAGGAACCATCTCAAGCATCTCTATGATATTGTCCGCCTTGATCACTTTAGGAGTGGCTCCTTTATTTATCTCATTGCTTCTAGGGTGA
- a CDS encoding aspartyl-phosphate phosphatase Spo0E family protein — translation MQIDQGVTLLRVEKARDDLYQVQRQFGALSHPKVLEQSRILDQLLNQYYRLNKKSSAH, via the coding sequence ATGCAGATCGATCAAGGTGTAACTTTACTTCGTGTCGAAAAAGCGAGAGACGATCTATATCAGGTTCAGCGTCAGTTTGGCGCGCTTTCCCATCCGAAAGTTCTGGAACAATCAAGAATATTAGATCAATTACTAAATCAATACTATAGGTTAAATAAAAAGAGCTCCGCCCATTGA